The following are encoded together in the Nocardioides okcheonensis genome:
- a CDS encoding universal stress protein, which translates to MTVLLGYDESPGADAALAAAIEVAKKWGEDLVLVYGAAPPGGMGEEAHVHRDALMEMGRTATAHALERATAEGVATTVRLVDAKPAEALVEVGDELDATVIVVGTAGDSPFRGALLGSTPHKLLHLANRPVLCVPVER; encoded by the coding sequence GTGACCGTGCTCCTGGGCTACGACGAGTCCCCCGGCGCCGACGCCGCGCTCGCGGCGGCGATCGAGGTGGCCAAGAAGTGGGGCGAGGACCTCGTCCTCGTCTATGGCGCCGCACCGCCCGGCGGGATGGGCGAGGAGGCCCACGTCCACCGCGACGCGCTGATGGAGATGGGACGCACCGCGACCGCGCACGCCCTCGAGCGCGCCACCGCGGAGGGGGTCGCGACCACCGTGCGGCTCGTCGACGCCAAGCCGGCCGAGGCGCTGGTCGAGGTGGGCGACGAGCTCGACGCCACGGTCATCGTGGTCGGGACGGCCGGCGACAGCCCGTTCCGCGGTGCGCTCCTCGGCTCGACCCCGCACAAGCTGCTGCACCTGGCCAACCGCCCGGTGCTCTGCGTCCCCGTCGAGCGCTGA
- the rimO gene encoding 30S ribosomal protein S12 methylthiotransferase RimO, whose translation MQVAVVTLGCARNEVDSEELAGRLEAGGFVLVEDPEDADTVVVNTCGFVEAAKKDSVDTLLEAADLKESAGNGGRAQAVVAVGCLAERYGKDLAESLPEADAVLGFDDYPDIAARLRSIVAGETHHPHTPSDRRRLLPISPVDRDASAISVPGHEPAVADVSEIGTGAPATGPRAVRRRLDAGPMAPLKLASGCDRRCSFCAIPSFRGSFVSRRPSDVLQEAQWLATQDVKELFLVSENSTSYGKDLGDLRLLETLLPELAGIDGVERVRVSYLQPAETRPGLIEAIAGTPGVVPYFDLSFQHASASVLRRMRRFGDPESFLGLLEQVRTLAPLAGVRANVIVGFPGETEDDLQTLCDFLVAARMDVTGVFGYSDEDGTEAAGFADDLKLDDDEVRARAEHVSTLVEELNAQRAEERIGERVRVLVESVSDGVVEGRADHQGPEVDGTTVVVGAAGARVGDLLTATVTGTDGVDLVADLDVTVDGARA comes from the coding sequence CTGCAGGTCGCCGTCGTCACCCTCGGCTGCGCCCGCAACGAGGTCGACTCCGAGGAGCTCGCCGGGCGCCTCGAGGCGGGCGGCTTCGTCCTCGTCGAGGACCCCGAGGACGCCGACACCGTCGTGGTCAACACCTGCGGCTTCGTCGAGGCCGCGAAGAAGGACTCCGTCGACACCCTGCTCGAGGCCGCCGACCTCAAGGAGTCGGCCGGCAACGGCGGGCGCGCGCAGGCCGTCGTCGCGGTGGGCTGCCTCGCCGAGCGCTACGGCAAGGACCTCGCCGAGTCGCTCCCCGAGGCCGACGCCGTCCTCGGCTTCGACGACTACCCCGACATCGCGGCGCGGCTGCGCTCGATCGTCGCGGGGGAGACGCACCACCCGCACACGCCGTCCGACCGCCGACGGCTGCTGCCGATCTCGCCGGTCGACCGCGACGCCTCCGCGATCTCGGTCCCGGGCCACGAGCCGGCCGTCGCCGACGTGTCCGAGATCGGCACGGGCGCGCCGGCCACCGGGCCGCGCGCCGTGCGCCGCCGCCTCGACGCCGGGCCGATGGCCCCGCTCAAGCTGGCCAGCGGCTGCGACCGGCGCTGCTCGTTCTGCGCGATCCCGAGCTTCCGCGGCTCCTTCGTCAGCCGCCGTCCCAGCGACGTGCTGCAGGAGGCGCAGTGGCTGGCCACGCAGGACGTCAAGGAGCTGTTCCTCGTCAGCGAGAACTCCACCTCCTACGGCAAGGACCTCGGCGACCTGCGGCTGCTCGAGACGCTGCTGCCCGAGCTCGCCGGCATCGACGGCGTCGAGCGGGTGCGGGTGTCCTACCTCCAGCCCGCCGAGACCCGGCCGGGCCTGATCGAGGCGATCGCCGGCACGCCCGGGGTGGTGCCGTACTTCGACCTGTCCTTCCAGCACGCCAGCGCCTCGGTGCTGCGCCGGATGCGGCGCTTCGGCGACCCGGAGAGCTTCCTCGGCCTGCTCGAGCAGGTCCGGACGCTCGCCCCGCTCGCCGGCGTGCGGGCCAACGTGATCGTCGGCTTCCCCGGCGAGACCGAGGACGACCTGCAGACCCTCTGCGACTTCCTCGTCGCCGCCCGGATGGACGTCACCGGCGTCTTCGGCTACTCCGACGAGGACGGCACCGAGGCGGCCGGCTTCGCCGACGACCTCAAGCTCGACGACGACGAGGTGCGCGCCCGCGCCGAGCACGTGTCCACGCTCGTGGAGGAGCTCAACGCCCAGCGGGCCGAGGAGCGCATCGGCGAGCGGGTGCGGGTGCTGGTGGAGTCGGTGTCCGACGGTGTTGTCGAGGGGCGCGCCGACCACCAGGGTCCCGAGGTCGACGGCACCACCGTCGTCGTCGGCGCCGCCGGAGCGCGCGTCGGGGACCTGCTCACCGCGACCGTGACCGGCACCGACGGCGTCGACCTGGTCGCCGACCTGGATGTCACCGTGGACGGAGCCCGCGCATGA
- a CDS encoding APC family permease produces MTDTQTGNSQLKAGAIGFVDALVIGLASTSPAYSLAAIIGAVTALAGVSAPGILLASFVPMALIAAAFLHLNRVDPDCGTTFSWVTRAMGPWFGWLGGWAIMMTGVLIVGSLADVGIRFGLYGFGDLLGSDALVEAADNAWVRMPLAIVLVLVMTWICVLGTDVSARLQNVLILVQVVSLLVFAAVAIVRAVGGDSPLDEVTPAVGWLNPFGAGGAALSSGLLLGVFAYWGWESAVNLSEETTDGARTPGRAAMLSTFILLLTYVSVAVAVVAFAGTQWLSDNAGEEEAVFFTLATEVLGGWGWVLLLSVSTAAIASTQTTIIPASRTGLSMARRGAIPAQVGRIHPRHRTPDVSTWLVAVIAIVWYVGMYLVSENALFDSLTALALLIAFYYALTGIACAVYYRKHLTESVRNLLLIGVGPVLGSLMLIWLLALAVRDQSDPANSYSGQAWFGVGPPLVIGIAVFLVGVVLMFVWRAQERRYWAERPSLPDPDVVRGLKPARPDPDGLEG; encoded by the coding sequence ATGACGGACACGCAGACGGGGAACAGCCAGCTGAAGGCGGGAGCCATCGGCTTCGTGGACGCGCTCGTGATCGGGCTGGCGTCCACCTCACCGGCGTACTCGCTGGCCGCGATCATCGGTGCGGTCACCGCCCTGGCCGGGGTGAGCGCACCGGGCATCCTGCTGGCGTCGTTCGTCCCGATGGCGCTGATCGCCGCCGCCTTCCTCCACCTCAACCGCGTCGACCCCGACTGCGGCACCACCTTCAGCTGGGTGACCCGGGCGATGGGACCGTGGTTCGGCTGGCTCGGCGGCTGGGCGATCATGATGACCGGCGTGCTGATCGTCGGCTCGCTGGCCGACGTGGGCATCCGGTTCGGCCTCTACGGCTTCGGCGACCTGCTCGGCAGCGACGCCCTCGTCGAGGCCGCCGACAACGCCTGGGTCCGGATGCCGCTCGCGATCGTGCTGGTGCTGGTGATGACCTGGATCTGCGTGCTCGGCACGGACGTGTCGGCGCGGCTGCAGAACGTCCTCATCCTCGTCCAGGTGGTCTCGCTGCTGGTCTTCGCCGCGGTGGCCATCGTCCGTGCCGTCGGTGGCGACAGCCCGCTCGACGAGGTGACCCCGGCGGTCGGGTGGCTGAACCCGTTCGGCGCCGGCGGTGCAGCGCTGAGCTCGGGACTCCTGCTCGGCGTGTTCGCCTACTGGGGGTGGGAGTCCGCGGTCAACCTCAGCGAGGAGACGACCGACGGTGCCCGTACGCCCGGGCGCGCCGCGATGCTGTCGACCTTCATCCTGCTGCTGACCTACGTCTCGGTGGCGGTCGCCGTGGTCGCCTTTGCCGGCACCCAGTGGCTCAGCGACAACGCCGGCGAGGAGGAGGCGGTCTTCTTCACCCTCGCCACCGAGGTGCTCGGCGGGTGGGGCTGGGTGCTGCTGCTGTCGGTGTCGACGGCCGCGATCGCCTCGACCCAGACCACGATCATCCCCGCCTCGCGCACCGGCCTGTCGATGGCGCGGCGCGGCGCCATCCCCGCGCAGGTCGGCCGGATCCACCCCCGCCACCGCACCCCCGACGTGAGCACCTGGCTGGTCGCCGTGATCGCGATCGTCTGGTACGTCGGCATGTACCTCGTCAGCGAGAACGCGCTGTTCGACTCCCTGACCGCGCTCGCGCTGCTGATCGCCTTCTACTACGCGCTCACGGGCATCGCCTGCGCCGTCTACTACCGCAAGCACCTCACCGAGAGCGTGCGCAACCTGCTGCTCATCGGCGTCGGTCCGGTCCTGGGCTCGCTCATGCTGATCTGGCTGCTCGCGCTCGCCGTGCGCGACCAGTCGGACCCCGCGAACTCCTACAGCGGGCAGGCGTGGTTCGGAGTCGGTCCGCCGCTGGTGATCGGCATCGCCGTCTTCCTCGTCGGCGTCGTGCTCATGTTCGTGTGGCGCGCCCAGGAGCGGCGCTACTGGGCCGAACGGCCCTCGCTCCCCGACCCCGACGTCGTGCGCGGCCTCAAGCCGGCGCGACCCGATCCCGACGGACTGGAGGGCTGA
- the pgsA gene encoding CDP-diacylglycerol--glycerol-3-phosphate 3-phosphatidyltransferase, with protein sequence MTTETDRVSNFNVPNALTTLRIVMVPFFGWALLHDGGNDPLWRWVAFALFALAMITDKIDGDLARKHGLVTDFGKIADPIADKAITGMAFIGLSIVGDVWWWVTVVVLLREWSVTLLRLSVLKQVVIPAARSGKIKTVLQAFALAGLTWPLPHGDAHGGAFDFWPGPLGEVLFYLSQVMLAGAVVMTMWSGWEFVREVRKQRAHAS encoded by the coding sequence ATGACCACCGAGACCGACCGGGTGTCCAACTTCAACGTGCCGAACGCCCTCACCACGCTGCGCATCGTGATGGTGCCGTTCTTCGGCTGGGCACTGCTGCACGACGGCGGCAACGACCCGCTGTGGCGCTGGGTCGCGTTCGCCCTGTTCGCGCTCGCGATGATCACCGACAAGATCGACGGCGACCTCGCGCGCAAGCACGGCCTGGTCACCGACTTCGGCAAGATCGCCGACCCGATCGCCGACAAGGCGATCACCGGGATGGCCTTCATCGGCCTCTCGATCGTCGGCGACGTCTGGTGGTGGGTCACGGTCGTCGTGCTGCTGCGCGAGTGGAGCGTGACCCTCCTGCGCCTCTCTGTCCTCAAGCAGGTCGTCATCCCCGCCGCCCGGAGCGGCAAGATCAAGACCGTGCTCCAGGCGTTCGCGCTCGCCGGCCTCACCTGGCCGCTGCCGCACGGCGACGCCCACGGCGGTGCGTTCGACTTCTGGCCCGGTCCGCTCGGCGAGGTGCTGTTCTACCTCAGCCAGGTGATGCTGGCCGGCGCGGTCGTGATGACGATGTGGTCGGGCTGGGAGTTCGTCCGCGAGGTGCGCAAGCAGCGCGCGCACGCCTCCTGA
- a CDS encoding helix-turn-helix domain-containing protein, translating to MGAEALHEDRIDEHDGATGDGRDVLGVTPDAVEVRRRAGVAAGVGLTASAVAIAYLARATQSGSALDWAFVVVMGLLGGYWLAGLVDARTPLLVADVQGIRIRLGRTWRGLPWTAVHHVEHLPRRSPLHDGRLVVVPHNLELIESELTGAGKRHTVLSRLLHGAPLAVPLGLATRVAGADGDLTEALGRVARDASQVVVLEPEPEPEVDEDPSVEDVATDEPTGTGETRVAAPVVASPTPAALRETGAARRSEVHREVEVQDDDAPEGREHHRPGRVSLVEETQSWGDRVRAIARPGEPVEPLVLDDFEVEPAEDPVIGPELAAARTRIGLTVDQLADRTRIRPHVIEAVEVDDFEPCGGDFYARGHLRTLARVLGVDVAPLLASYDERYAHAPINPRRVFEAELATGANGSIRGTRGGPNWSVLVAVVMALVLAWSIARLVMDTPPELRGATPVLNGSGGPKGAANAPVADAVPVVVSAPSSGARVVVRDAAGTIVFKGNLAVGQTRELAVSPPVRVQSTDGGVTVTIAGGAARPVGEPGVAGQGTFVAD from the coding sequence ATGGGCGCCGAGGCACTGCACGAGGACCGCATCGACGAGCACGACGGTGCGACGGGGGACGGCCGGGACGTCCTGGGGGTCACCCCCGACGCCGTCGAGGTACGTCGTCGCGCCGGGGTCGCCGCCGGCGTCGGGCTGACCGCCTCCGCGGTCGCGATCGCCTACCTGGCCCGCGCCACCCAGAGCGGCTCGGCCCTGGACTGGGCCTTCGTCGTGGTGATGGGCCTGCTCGGCGGCTACTGGCTGGCCGGGCTGGTCGACGCCCGGACGCCGCTGCTGGTGGCCGACGTCCAGGGCATCCGGATCCGGCTCGGCCGCACCTGGCGCGGCCTTCCGTGGACCGCGGTGCACCACGTCGAGCACCTGCCGCGCCGCAGCCCCCTCCACGACGGCCGCCTGGTCGTCGTGCCGCACAACCTCGAGCTGATCGAGTCCGAGCTGACCGGCGCCGGCAAGCGCCACACGGTCCTCTCCCGCCTGCTGCACGGTGCGCCGCTGGCGGTGCCGCTGGGCCTGGCCACCCGGGTCGCCGGTGCCGACGGCGACCTCACCGAGGCGCTCGGCCGGGTCGCGCGTGACGCCAGCCAGGTCGTCGTGCTGGAGCCGGAGCCGGAGCCGGAGGTGGACGAGGACCCGTCCGTCGAGGACGTCGCCACCGACGAGCCCACCGGCACCGGGGAGACCCGGGTCGCCGCGCCGGTCGTCGCGAGCCCGACGCCGGCCGCGCTGCGCGAGACGGGCGCCGCCCGCCGCTCGGAGGTGCACCGCGAGGTCGAGGTCCAGGACGACGACGCCCCCGAGGGCCGCGAGCACCACCGCCCGGGCCGGGTCAGCCTCGTCGAGGAGACCCAGTCGTGGGGCGACCGGGTGCGGGCGATCGCCCGTCCGGGCGAGCCCGTGGAGCCGCTGGTGCTCGACGACTTCGAGGTCGAGCCCGCCGAGGACCCGGTCATCGGGCCCGAGCTCGCCGCGGCCCGCACCCGCATCGGGCTCACCGTCGACCAGCTCGCCGACCGCACCCGGATCCGGCCGCACGTCATCGAGGCCGTCGAGGTCGACGACTTCGAGCCCTGCGGCGGCGACTTCTATGCCCGCGGCCACCTCCGGACGCTGGCGCGGGTGCTCGGCGTCGACGTCGCCCCGCTGCTGGCGTCCTACGACGAGCGCTACGCCCACGCGCCGATCAACCCGCGCCGGGTCTTCGAGGCCGAGCTCGCCACCGGAGCCAACGGCTCCATCCGCGGCACCCGCGGCGGACCGAACTGGTCGGTGCTCGTCGCGGTCGTGATGGCGCTCGTCCTGGCGTGGTCGATCGCCCGCCTGGTCATGGACACCCCGCCCGAGCTGCGCGGCGCGACGCCGGTCCTCAACGGCTCCGGCGGCCCGAAGGGCGCGGCCAACGCGCCGGTCGCCGACGCGGTCCCGGTGGTGGTCTCGGCGCCGTCGTCCGGCGCGCGCGTGGTCGTGCGCGACGCCGCCGGCACGATCGTCTTCAAGGGCAACCTGGCTGTCGGCCAGACCCGGGAGCTCGCCGTGTCGCCGCCCGTGCGGGTGCAGTCGACCGACGGCGGCGTGACCGTCACGATCGCCGGTGGCGCGGCCCGCCCCGTCGGCGAGCCCGGCGTCGCCGGCCAGGGAACCTTCGTCGCCGACTGA